Part of the Candidatus Poribacteria bacterium genome, ATTGGAATCCCTTGAGTGGTTGAAAGATCGGGGGGATTTCACGAGGCACTACAACCGAGCATGGGAAGAAATTAAGGCAAAATAAAGTAGCATCTCTTTCTCTTCCTGCACACGACTTACATCTTATTTATGTTGATAAGGCCGAGATGTGGAGGATCAGGAAGCCAATGCCAATTGGAAATACCCCGTTTGGGGTAGCGACAGTCAACCAGAAAATTTATATCCTTGGTAGCGAAAGAGAAGGCGGACAACTTTCTCTGGATGTTGAGGTATTTAAAGTTGTTGGCGTCAGTGCAACCGACAAATTACCGGTGCGTTGGGGTGAAATTAAAGCACAAGACGTAACGCAACTTTAGTGTCAAATTTTGCAAAGGTATGTAGCCGTATGATTCATCGCGCGTCCGGCTGAGGATATCAAGAAAGCCATCGTATAAATCCGAAAAAAAGAAGGCACCAATGTCCTATAACGTAGCGTGAAAAGCATCTCCTATATGAGGGATACATGCCATGAAAATCCCAAAAACGCTGCTCTTCATGGTTCTGAATCCGATACCGTTCATCGTTCACTTAACGTGGTGGTTTTTGTTTGCGGCTTTAGGCGTTGTGTTCGACGATCCATTTATAGAAGGGAAATGGTCCCATATTGCCCAAATCGTATCACCGCCTTCGTCCTTCGGGAATTATGTCACAGCCGCTTCAATTATTATCAACGAAATCACTGACGATATATGGAGAAATGGATTTTGGATTTATGTTGTCATGCCACCTTTTCTTATCTGTTACCGAGAGGCAAGAGGTAATCTAAAAGGGATCGCCAGAGAACAACAGGTGTGGATGGGATGGTATCATCGGCAACAGGAAACGATAGCACAGGGAAACATTTTCGAGGAATCTCCACCCGCATCGAAGGACAGGCAGATCAACTCCTATTCCAGAAAGGCACAAAAAACACTACTATCTATGGTTCGTAATCCGGTGTCTATTATCGCCCCTTTTGCCTACTGGTTTTCTGCTTTTACGCTGCTATTCATTGTGCCACAGCTCCTATTCGTTGTGACAGACGAGCCAGGTATTGTTGATACAGCGCGCGAATTCGTGCAGGCACTACCTCATTTTGCCATTCTTTCTATCGTACTTGCCCTGCTTTCGAGTTACCAAGAGACAAGGGGCACCGTAAAAGGGATAGTCAAAGTGCGGCAGGCGTGGACAGAATGGCACCATCAACAACAGGAAGCAAAAACGCAGGAAACACGCTTTGACGCGCCACCGCCACTGTTCGATACTTCCGGATAGGCGACATACTAAAATTTGCACTCATTTGTAAATCTAAAGGGGGAAAAATTAATTGAGCAGACCCAATATCCTATTCATCATGTCCGACGACCACGCTTCACATGCTATCAGCAGTTACGGAAGTCGGATTAACGAAACACCGCACCTCGATCGTATCGCTGATGGCGGTATGATTCTCCAAAACTGTTTCTGTGTCAACTCTATATGCACACCGAGTCGTGCGAACATTTTGACCGGCAAACACAGCCACCTCAACGGCGTCAAGACGCTATCAGATCCCCTTGACGGTAGGATACCGAACGTCGCGAAGATGCTCCAAGCTGACGGCTATCAGACAGCAATGGTAGGTAAATGGCATCTCGGGCACGGCGGAAACGCAGACCCGACAGGCTTCGACTACTGGAATGTCCTACCCGGACAAGGGCTCTATCACGATCCGGTAATGCTCGACCCTGATGGCGAGAAAACCCATAAAGGCTATGCCACTGATATCATCACCGATTTCTCATTGGAATGGTTGCAGAATCGGGACAAGGAGAGACCTTTCTTTATGATGTGCCACCACAAGGCACCACACCGTCCGTGGGATTCCGATGAGAAACACGCACACATGTTCGAGGACGAAGATGTTCCGATGCCGGACAACTTTTTCGACGATTACGCCAACCGTTCAAATGCGGCAAAAGACGCGAAAATGCGGGTCTTCGGTCACATGAGTGAAAGAGATCTTAAGATTGATACACTCGGTCCGCCGCCTGACGGATTATCGGAGGAAGAGTTAGCAAACTGGCAGTATCAACGATACATTAAGGAATATTTGCGATGCGTCGCCTCAATCGACGATAACGTTGGACGGATGCTCGACTATCTCGATGAGGAAGGTATCGCAGACGACACACTCATCATTTATACCTCTGATCAGGGATTCTTCTTGGGCGACCACGGCTGGTATGACAAGCGGTTCATGTACGAAGAATCCTTACGGATGCCATTCCTCGTCCGCTACCCGCGCGAGATACAACCGGGCAGTTCATCCGATGCAATGGCACTGAATATCGACTTCGCAGAAACTTGGCTCGACTATGCGGGACTTCCGATCCCAGAGGACATGCAGGGAACAAGTATGCGGTCCATCTTAAACGGCGAAACACCAGACGATTGGCGAACGTCAATGTACTACCGCTACTGGATGCACCTCACACACCACTATGTTCCAGCGCACTACGGGATCCGAACGCATCGTTATAAACTTATCTATTACTACGGCGAGGCGCTCGGCACAACGGGTTCGGTTGATGAACCGAAAGCACCGGAATGGGAACTCTTCGATCTTGAGAAAGACCCGAACGAGATGTGCAGTGTCTACGACGATCCGGCATACGCCGACATCGTCACCGAATTGACAGCGGAGTTATATCGACTCAAAGCTGAGGCAGGAGACGAAGAGTAGTTGTCGGCTCTCGGGGCGTTCGCTACGCTCACTCTCAGCGGTCAGTTAAAGAGGTATTTAATGGTAGCCCGGTAGGTGCGGAATGTAATACATTGTCCTGCAAGTCCATACGCGACTTGCGCTATGGATTTAGTCTATTCCCAGACGAAATCCCCTAACCGCATCGAGCATCGTTAGGAAATTACTGAATTAAATTGCTAATTTTCATTCAACCTCATCACCAACATGGAGGCAAAAAATGGCAACGCAAACCCCTTTGAGCAATATTGAACCCGGTATGAAAGTTACGGCACAGATGTCGCCGGAACCGAGCGAGGCAGATTTGCAGCTTGCTAAGCAGATGGATGTCGAATATGTCGTCCTCTGGACAAACGGCGAAAATGCGAATTACGACTATTTCATGAGTCGCCGCGAGATTTTCGAGAACGCAGGACTCAAGATATACGGGTTTGGTAACAGCGATGTCCACAATCAGGACGGGATCGTGTTGAACTTAGAGAACCGCGACGCGAAGATCGAACAGTATAAACGGTACATCCGTGACCTCGGTAGGGCAGGGATTCCGTATACAACCTATGCGCACATGGGCAACGGCATCTGGAGCACCGAACGTGAGACAACTCGCGGCGGCGCGAGTGCGAGAGGATTCAACCTTGACGCGGCACAGGAAGGGCATTGGGGCGGTAAATTGTATCCGATGCCACTCTCTCACGGACGCGAATTCAGTGAAGATGAACTTTGGGATAACTACACCTACTTCATTCAACAAGCCGCACCCGTCGCTGAGGAAGCAGGCGTGATGAT contains:
- a CDS encoding mannonate dehydratase, producing the protein MATQTPLSNIEPGMKVTAQMSPEPSEADLQLAKQMDVEYVVLWTNGENANYDYFMSRREIFENAGLKIYGFGNSDVHNQDGIVLNLENRDAKIEQYKRYIRDLGRAGIPYTTYAHMGNGIWSTERETTRGGASARGFNLDAAQEGHWGGKLYPMPLSHGREFSEDELWDNYTYFIQQAAPVAEEAGVMIGIHPDDPPAVHLAGIPRCIFSSFEGYKRALEIADSPNVGMCFCVGCWLEGGELMGKDVIESIRYFGERNKIFKVHFRNVDQPLPHFVETFVDNGYQDMYQVAKVLREVNFNGVLIPDHIPSMGGDGRVGTAYTIAYMNALVKRANEEVAA
- a CDS encoding sulfatase — translated: MSRPNILFIMSDDHASHAISSYGSRINETPHLDRIADGGMILQNCFCVNSICTPSRANILTGKHSHLNGVKTLSDPLDGRIPNVAKMLQADGYQTAMVGKWHLGHGGNADPTGFDYWNVLPGQGLYHDPVMLDPDGEKTHKGYATDIITDFSLEWLQNRDKERPFFMMCHHKAPHRPWDSDEKHAHMFEDEDVPMPDNFFDDYANRSNAAKDAKMRVFGHMSERDLKIDTLGPPPDGLSEEELANWQYQRYIKEYLRCVASIDDNVGRMLDYLDEEGIADDTLIIYTSDQGFFLGDHGWYDKRFMYEESLRMPFLVRYPREIQPGSSSDAMALNIDFAETWLDYAGLPIPEDMQGTSMRSILNGETPDDWRTSMYYRYWMHLTHHYVPAHYGIRTHRYKLIYYYGEALGTTGSVDEPKAPEWELFDLEKDPNEMCSVYDDPAYADIVTELTAELYRLKAEAGDEE